The Xanthomonas sontii genome contains a region encoding:
- a CDS encoding diguanylate cyclase domain-containing protein: MQRISPLNIVDLLLDAVCIVEPDSTIVFVSPAFERIFGYTPQEVTGKRMLEMVHPDDLPATRAQADSITEGALQLHFENRYIRKDGRIAHIRWTARWVADYSMRLAVAHDITERKSTEALQAALYGISEAAHTEQTLESLCSRIHQIIGELLPATNFSVALYDASSQTLRFPYHADEHHAAPPCLLLAEAPLHAEVIRTGCTLLRAPYAPITPASGGLEQSALAPQPHSWLGVPLQTPKGVLGLLVLLGYSEQSRYTDKDQALLQFVSTQVAAAVERKQTLERLQHMAQYDHLTQLPNRQLFLDRLETALAQARRARRRLSLLFIDLDRFKDVNDTLGHAVGDLLLQRVAGRLLDCVRTSDTVARLGGDEFVVLIEGGHSADHATATANRILAVFGEAFDLDGHHLHVLPSIGVAFYPDHGDDAHSLLVHADGAMYRAKKAGGNRIGVASMA; the protein is encoded by the coding sequence ATGCAACGCATTTCGCCCCTGAACATCGTGGACCTGCTGCTCGATGCGGTCTGCATCGTCGAACCGGACAGCACCATCGTGTTCGTCAGCCCCGCCTTCGAGCGCATCTTCGGCTATACGCCGCAGGAGGTGACAGGCAAGCGCATGCTCGAGATGGTGCATCCCGACGACCTGCCGGCCACCCGCGCGCAGGCCGACAGCATCACCGAGGGCGCGCTGCAGCTCCACTTCGAGAACCGCTACATCCGCAAGGACGGGCGCATCGCGCACATTCGCTGGACCGCGCGCTGGGTCGCCGACTACAGCATGCGCCTGGCCGTGGCGCACGACATCACCGAACGCAAGTCGACCGAGGCGCTGCAGGCGGCGCTCTACGGCATTTCGGAGGCGGCCCATACCGAGCAGACGCTGGAGTCGCTGTGCAGCCGCATCCACCAGATCATCGGCGAACTGCTGCCTGCCACCAATTTTTCCGTGGCGCTGTACGACGCGTCGTCGCAGACGCTGCGCTTTCCCTACCATGCCGATGAGCACCATGCCGCACCGCCCTGCCTGCTGCTGGCCGAGGCGCCGCTGCATGCCGAGGTGATCCGCACCGGCTGCACGCTCCTGCGCGCACCCTACGCCCCCATCACGCCGGCATCAGGTGGACTGGAGCAGTCCGCGCTCGCACCGCAGCCCCATTCGTGGCTGGGCGTTCCGCTGCAGACACCGAAGGGCGTTCTCGGCCTGCTGGTGCTGCTCGGCTACTCCGAACAGTCCCGCTACACCGACAAGGACCAGGCGCTGCTGCAGTTCGTGTCCACCCAGGTGGCAGCCGCCGTCGAGCGCAAGCAGACGCTGGAACGCCTGCAGCACATGGCCCAGTACGACCATCTGACCCAGCTCCCCAATCGCCAGCTGTTCCTGGACCGGCTCGAGACCGCCCTGGCGCAGGCCCGGCGCGCGCGCAGGCGGCTGTCGCTATTGTTCATCGACCTGGATCGCTTCAAGGACGTGAACGACACCCTCGGCCATGCGGTCGGCGATCTGCTGCTGCAGCGCGTGGCCGGGCGCCTGCTCGACTGCGTCCGCACATCGGACACGGTCGCCCGGCTGGGCGGGGACGAATTCGTGGTGCTGATCGAAGGCGGCCACTCGGCCGACCATGCCACGGCAACGGCCAACAGGATCCTGGCCGTCTTCGGCGAGGCGTTCGACCTGGACGGCCACCACCTGCACGTGTTGCCCAGCATCGGCGTGGCGTTCTACCCCGATCACGGCGACGACGCCCACAGCCTGCTGGTGCACGCCGATGGGGCGATGTACCGCGCGAAGAAGGCCGGTGGCAATCGGATCGGCGTGGCGTCCATGGCATGA
- a CDS encoding LacI family DNA-binding transcriptional regulator — MSDKPEPGAPAARLQMADIARMAGVSESTVSRALADNPVVAERTRAYIKQLARDAGYRVDPVARSLRSRRSNIVCVAVPLMHAHEQPLSDPFMMTMLALLADALTARGYSMLLSKLNQHQDHWVEDLARNSRADGVIMLGQSHEHASLDAAARGGLPMLVWGSRIDGQAYASVGSDNLRGGELATAHLIEHGRRRIAFLGDEQLPEVAPRFAGYRRMLDAHGLAFDPRLHARSHFLSEDAYRLTRAMLKKTDPPDAVFAASDVIALGAIRALIDAGHRVPQDIALVGFDDIPLAAYSQPPLTTVRQDLAQAATLLVDGVLNLIAGTPVQSVELPVSLVVRESA, encoded by the coding sequence ATGTCCGACAAACCCGAACCCGGCGCGCCCGCCGCGCGCCTGCAGATGGCCGACATCGCGCGCATGGCCGGCGTCTCCGAATCCACGGTGTCGCGTGCGCTGGCCGACAACCCGGTGGTCGCCGAACGTACCCGCGCCTACATCAAGCAGCTGGCCCGCGACGCCGGCTACCGGGTCGATCCGGTCGCGCGCAGCCTGCGTTCGCGGCGCTCCAACATCGTCTGCGTGGCGGTGCCGCTGATGCACGCGCACGAGCAGCCGCTGTCGGACCCGTTCATGATGACCATGCTGGCGCTGCTGGCCGACGCGCTGACCGCGCGCGGCTACAGCATGCTGCTGTCCAAGCTGAACCAGCACCAGGACCACTGGGTCGAGGACCTGGCGCGCAACAGCCGTGCCGACGGCGTCATCATGCTCGGCCAGAGCCACGAGCACGCCTCGCTAGACGCCGCCGCGCGCGGCGGCCTGCCGATGCTGGTGTGGGGCAGCCGCATCGACGGCCAGGCCTATGCCAGCGTGGGCAGCGACAACCTGCGCGGCGGCGAACTGGCCACCGCGCACCTGATCGAACATGGCCGCCGGCGCATCGCCTTCCTCGGCGACGAGCAGTTGCCGGAAGTGGCGCCGCGCTTCGCCGGCTACCGGCGCATGCTCGACGCGCACGGCCTGGCGTTCGACCCGAGGCTGCACGCGCGCAGCCACTTCCTCAGCGAAGACGCCTACCGCCTGACCCGGGCGATGCTGAAGAAGACCGACCCGCCGGATGCGGTGTTTGCCGCCTCCGACGTGATCGCCCTGGGCGCGATTCGCGCCCTGATCGACGCCGGCCACCGCGTGCCGCAGGACATCGCCCTGGTCGGCTTCGACGACATCCCCTTGGCCGCCTACAGCCAGCCACCGCTGACCACCGTGCGCCAGGACCTGGCCCAGGCCGCCACCCTGCTGGTGGACGGCGTGCTGAACCTGATCGCCGGCACGCCGGTGCAATCGGTGGAACTGCCGGTCAGCCTGGTGGTGCGGGAATCGGCGTGA
- a CDS encoding MFS transporter encodes MRSDRPLLPLSRVLALNAGFFGVQYSFGLQQSNMSPIYNYLGADHANLPYLWLAGPITGLVLQPVVGVLSDRTVTRWGRRMPYMVVGALVCSLCLLTMPFSVALWMAVALLWMLDAANNVAMEPYRALVSDVLAPPQRPLGYLTQSAFTGLGQTLAYVTPPLLVWLGMNQDAANAHHIPYVTIAAFAIGAGFSAASILLTARSVREPVLPAAELQRLRSAASGPLATLREIVDAVRQMPPTMRQMAPVMLFQWYAMFCYWQYIVLSLSTTLFGTTAADSHGFREAGLVNGQIGGFYNFVAFLAAFAMVPVARRFGPKATHAACLVAAGVGMCVLPSIHDRWLLLLPMLGIGLAWASMMGNPYLMLANSIPPERTGVYMGLFNLFIVLPMLIQIVTLPLYYDRLLQGDPRNVIRLAGALMLAAAVAMLLVKRREWGTANGESEKRGAAH; translated from the coding sequence ATGCGTTCCGATCGTCCCCTGCTTCCGCTCTCGCGCGTGCTGGCGCTCAACGCCGGTTTCTTCGGCGTGCAGTACAGCTTCGGGCTGCAGCAGAGCAACATGAGCCCGATCTACAACTACCTGGGCGCCGACCACGCCAACCTGCCGTACCTGTGGCTGGCCGGCCCCATCACCGGGCTGGTGCTGCAACCGGTGGTCGGCGTGCTCAGCGACCGCACGGTGACGCGCTGGGGCCGGCGCATGCCGTACATGGTGGTGGGCGCGCTGGTGTGCAGCCTGTGCCTGCTGACCATGCCCTTCAGCGTGGCGCTGTGGATGGCGGTGGCGCTGCTGTGGATGCTGGATGCGGCCAACAACGTGGCGATGGAGCCGTACCGCGCGCTGGTCAGCGACGTGCTGGCGCCGCCGCAGCGGCCGCTGGGCTACCTGACCCAGAGCGCGTTCACCGGCCTCGGCCAGACCCTGGCCTATGTCACCCCGCCGTTGCTGGTGTGGCTGGGCATGAACCAGGACGCGGCCAACGCCCACCACATTCCCTACGTCACCATCGCCGCGTTCGCGATCGGTGCGGGCTTCTCCGCCGCCTCGATCCTGCTCACCGCGCGCAGCGTGCGCGAGCCGGTGCTGCCGGCGGCGGAGCTGCAGCGCTTGCGCAGCGCCGCGTCCGGGCCGCTGGCGACGTTGCGCGAGATCGTCGATGCGGTGCGGCAGATGCCGCCGACGATGCGGCAGATGGCGCCGGTGATGCTGTTCCAGTGGTATGCGATGTTCTGCTACTGGCAGTACATCGTGCTGTCGCTGTCGACCACGCTGTTCGGCACCACCGCGGCCGATTCGCACGGCTTCCGCGAGGCCGGCCTGGTCAACGGGCAGATCGGCGGCTTCTACAACTTCGTCGCCTTCCTGGCCGCGTTCGCGATGGTGCCGGTGGCGCGGCGGTTCGGCCCCAAGGCCACCCACGCCGCCTGCCTGGTCGCCGCCGGCGTCGGCATGTGCGTGCTGCCGTCGATCCACGACCGCTGGCTGTTGCTGCTGCCGATGCTCGGCATCGGCCTGGCCTGGGCCAGCATGATGGGCAATCCCTACCTGATGCTGGCCAACAGCATCCCGCCCGAGCGCACCGGCGTGTACATGGGCCTGTTCAACCTGTTCATCGTGCTGCCGATGCTGATCCAGATCGTGACCCTGCCGCTGTACTACGACCGCCTGCTGCAGGGCGACCCACGCAACGTCATTCGCCTGGCCGGCGCGCTGATGCTGGCAGCCGCGGTGGCGATGTTGTTGGTGAAGCGTCGGGAATGGGGAACCGCGAATGGGGAATCGGAAAAGCGCGGCGCGGCGCACTGA